The Microcebus murinus isolate Inina chromosome 4, M.murinus_Inina_mat1.0, whole genome shotgun sequence genome has a segment encoding these proteins:
- the C4H11orf96 gene encoding uncharacterized protein C11orf96 homolog: MAAAKPGELMGICSSYQAVMPHFVCLADEFPQPVRPAKLSKGKGRLRRPRQSRFKTQPVTFDEIQEVEEEGVSPMEEEKAKKSFLQSLECLRRSTQSLSLQREQLSSCKLRNSLDSSDSDSAL, from the coding sequence ATGGCGGCCGCCAAGCCCGGCGAGCTGATGGGCATCTGCTCCAGCTACCAGGCGGTGATGCCGCACTTCGTGTGCCTGGCCGACGAGTTCCCGCAGCCCGTGCGGCCCGCCAAGCTGTCCAAGGGCAAGGGTCGGCTGCGGCGGCCGCGCCAGTCCCGCTTCAAGACGCAGCCGGTGACCTTCGACGAGAtccaggaggtggaggaggagggggtgtcccccatggaggaggagaaggccaAGAAGTCGTTCCTGCAGAGCCTGGAGTGCCTGCGCCGCAGCACGCAGAGCCTGTCGCTGCAGAGGGAGCAGCTCAGCAGCTGCAAACTGAGGAACAGCCTGGACTCCAGCGACTCCGACTCGGCCCTGTGA